DNA from Candidatus Hydrogenedentota bacterium:
GGTCGGCGACGTGCGCGCGGGCATTGCTGTCGAGCGCATTGCGCTGGGTTTCCATGCCGCCCTCGCGGATGCTATCCTGACGGTCGCGCAGGCTTGCGGCCTTGCAGATATCGTCCTGACGGGCGGCTGCTTCCAGAACGTCCTGTTGACCGAACTGACCGCGCCGCGCCTGCGCAAGCATGGTTTCCGCGTATTTCTGCATCATCGTGTGCCGCCCAACGACGGCGGCATAGCTCTGGGTCAAGCGGCGCACGCGTTGGGGCGGCTGCGGAACGCAAAAGGACACGGCGATGTGCCTGGCGATACCCGGTGAAATCCTGAGCATCGACGAATCCGACCCGCTGGCGCGCAACGCGCGCGTGAGCTTCGGCGGCGTGGTAAAAGAGGTATCTCTGGCGCTCGTGCCCGAGGCGGCGGCGGGCGCCTATGTGCTCGTGCATGCCGGGCTCGCCATCAGCGTCGTGGACCAGGAAGAGGCGCGGAGCATCCTGGAAACGTTCGCGGCGCTGGACGCCCTGGACGACACGGAGGCCGCGGGCCCGTGAAATTCCTCGACGAATACCGCGACGGCGCCACGGCGCGCCGCATCGCCGCCGCCATCCGCCGCACGTTGACGCGGCCGCGCACCCTCATGGAAATCTGCGGCGGGCAGACCCACGCCATTGTGCGGTTCGGTATCGACACTCTGCTGCCGCCGGAATTGACGCTCGTTCACGGGCCCGGCTGCCCCGTCTGCGTCACACCCGTCGAACTGGTCGACAAGGCCGTCGCGCTGGCCCGCCGCCCGGAGGTGGTCTTCTGCTCCTTCGGCGACATGCTGCGCGTGCCCGGCACCGGGACGGACCTGCTCGGCGTCAAGGCCCGGGGCGGCGACGTGCGCATCGTCTATTCGCCGCTCGACGCCGTGAAACTGGCGCACAAGCACCCCGGCCGCGAGGTCGTGTTCTTCGCCATTGGGTTCGAGACGACCGCGCCCGCGAACGCACTGGCCGTGCTGCAAGCCCAGCGCGACGGGCTCCGCAACTTCTCGATTCTCGCTTCGCACGTGCTCGTGCCGCCCGCCATCGAGGCGATCCTGTCATCCGAGGCATGCCGCGTCCAGGCGTTCCTTGCGGCGGGCCACGTGTGCGCGATCATGGGCTGGGCCCAATATGAGCCAATCGCCGCGCGCTATCGCGTACCGATTGTGGTCACGGGTTTCGAGCCGGTCGACATCCTGTACGGCATTCTGATGTGCGTGAGGCAGTTGGAGGCGGGCAGGGCGTCCGTCGAAAATGCCTATGCGCGCTCGGTGCGGCGCGAGGGTAACGTCCATGCGCTGCGCGCTATCGAAACCGTGTTCGAGACGGCCACGCGGAAATGGCGCGGACTGGGCGAAATCCCGAACAGCGGATTGCGCCTGCGCGGGGAATTCCGGTCATTCGACGCGGAAACGCGTTTCGACCTCGGCGAAATCACCGCGGAGGAATCGCCCGAATGCATAGCGGGCCTCGTGCTCCAGGGCATCAAGCGGCCCAACGAGTGCCCGGCCTTCGCGCGCCGCTGCACGCCGGAGCGCCCGCTCGGCGCGCCCATGGTCTCAAGCGAAGGCGCGTGCGCCGCATACTTTCGTTATCGACGGACCGATACGGAGGCCGTTTCATGAGCACGCCGGACGCTTTCTCGCTGTCTTGCCCGATCCCGCACGCCTCCAGCCCGGTGATCACCATGGCCCACGGCGGCGGCGGCACGGCCATGCACCGCCTGATCGAGGACGTGTTCTATCAGGCGTTCCAGAACCCGGTATTGGCGCAACGACACGACGCGTCCCGGCTCGACGTCGCGGGCGCGCGGCTCGCGTTCACGACGGACTCCTACGTCGTGCAGCCCCTCGAATTCCCTGGCGGCGATATCGCGTCGCTGGCGGTACATGGCACCGTGAATGACCTGGCCATGGCCGGCGCGCGGCCCCTGTGCCTCAGCGCGGGCTTCATCCTCGAGGAAGGCTTCTCGATCGAGACGCTGCGCCGGCTCACGGCGTCGATGCGCCGCGCGGCGGACGCGTGTCGCGTGTGCATCGCGACGGGCGACACGAAAGTCATTGAGCGGCGCGGCGCGGGCGACGGTCTGTTCATCAACACGGCGGGCATCGGCGTCATCGAGCACGACCGCGTCATCGGGCCGGCTGAAGTCCGCCAAGGCGACACGATACTCGTCAATGGCGACTTGGGCCGCCACGGGATCGCCGTGATGGCCGTGCGCGAGGGCCTCGAATTCGAGACCGCCATCGAAAGCGACTCCGCGCCGGTCGCGCACGCCGTGCTCGGCCTGCTCGACGCGGGGATCGAGGTGCATTGCCTCCGCGACCTGACGCGCGGCGGGCTGGTCAGCGCCGCCAACGAGATCGCGCAGGCGGCGGGCGTTGGCCTGCACTTCCGGGAGACGGACATACCCGTGCGCGATGACGTGCGCGGCGCATGCGAGCTGCTCGGTTTCGACCCGCTCTACGTCGCGAACGAGGGCCGCTTTATGGCGATAATCCGGGCGGAAGATGCGCCACGCGCGCTGGAACTGCTCCGGGACCATCCGCAGGCGCCGCAGCCCGCGGTCATCGGCGAAGTGCGCGCGGAAACGCCCGGGCGCGTCACCCTGGAAAGCCGCATCGGCGCGCAGCGCATCCTCGACATGCTCAGCGGCGAACAACTGCCGCGCATATGCTGACCCCACGCCGGCGCTGGGCGGTCACTCCTCTTCCGCGGCCTTGTCGCGCGCGTCGAAACGGTCGAGGCGCGCCTTGAATTCGCCTTCTTTGCCGCGGTCCGTGGGGTGGTAATACGTGCCGCGCGCCACGCCGTAATCCTGGCTCACGTAGCCCTCCTCGAAGTCATGACTGTACTGATACCCCTGGCCGCGGCCAAGCCGCTGCGCGCCGGGGTAGTGCGTGTCGCGCAGGTGCGCGGGCGTTTCGATGGTTTTCCGGTCGCGCACGTCTTTCAAAGCGGCATCAATGGCCATGTAGGCCGCGTTGCTCTTCGGCGCGCAGGCCACATACGTCGCCGCATGGGCCAGGATGATCCGTGCTTCGGGCATGCCGACGAATTCGCAGGCCTGCCAGGCCGCCGTCGCCACCACGAGCGCCATGGGGTCCGCATTGCCCACGTCTTCCGAGGCTGCAATGCAGATGCGCCGCGCAATGAACCGCGGCGTTTCGCCCGACTCAATCATGCGCGCCATCCAGTAGACCGCCGCGTCGGGATTGCTGCCGCGCATGCTCTTGATAAACGCGGACGCCGCGTCGTAATGCTCGTCGCCCGTGCCGTCGTAATGGAGCAGCTTGCGCGCGATGGATTCTCGGGCAACGTCGAGCGTGACGTGGATGCGCCCCTCCTCCGGCGGCGTGGTCAGCAACGCGACCTCGAGCGCATTCAGCGCGCGCCGCGCGTCGCCTTCCGCATAATGGGCGAAATGCGAGAACGCGCCGGCGTCCACGTCGATGCGCGTGTCGCCCATGCCGAGGTTCGGGTGCGCAAGCGCCCAGCGCAGAAGGTGAACAACATGTTCGTCTTCGAGACGCTTGAACTCGAATATCTGTGAGCGCGACAGCAGCGGCGCGACCACGGCAAAAAAGGGGTTCTCCGTCGTGGCGCCGATCAGCGTGATGGCCCCGTTCTCGACGTCGGGCAGGAGCGCGTCCTGTTGCGCGCGGTTGAAGCGATGGATTTCGTCCACAAAGACGATGGTGCGGCGCTGTTCCTGGATGCGCCGGTGTTTCGCCGCCTCGATCAGTCCGCGCAGGTCTTTCACGCCCGATGTAACGGCGTTCAGCGGCTCGAACGCGCTTTTTGTGCGCATGGCAATGATGCGCGCCAGGGCCGTCTTGCCGCAGCCGGGCGGCCCGTACAGCAGCAGCGACGTTATCCGGTCCGCCTCGATGGCGCGGCGCAACACCTTGCCTGGCCCGAGGATATGGTCCTGGCCCACGATCTCGTCCAGCGTACGCGGGGCAACACGGCGCGCGAGGGGCGCCTCCTTTTTCAGCCGGTCCGAGGCCGCATGCTCAAAAAGGTCTGTATCCATAAGGCCATCCTAGCCCCGCTTGTCGCGCCGAAGCAATCGCGCGGGGCCGCGCGGGGCGGGAATATCCCCTGCCCGGGGACTGTTGACCATGCGGACGGGCAAAAAGGAGCGCCTCAGGTTGTCTGGCGCGGAAAGGAGTCTGAGAATGAGTGAACACATGGAAAAAGAGACTACTTGTGCATGTTCGTGCGGTGCATGGCGCAATCGCGTCATAGGTATCGCCGTGTTTGTGGCCGCTCTCGTGGCGGGCGCGGGTTTCCTGACCTCGGGCGTATTCGCCGGCGACGGCGCCGAAGGGACAGGCACGTGCTCGAAGAGCAAAGCGGCATGTCCGCTCAGCGGCGGCTGCGGCGAAAAGGCCAAGGCAGCTTCTTCGGAAGCCGAACCTGCCCCGTCGGCCTGCTGCCCGGCTGAAAAGGCGAAGGCCGCCTCCTCCGAGACGGAATCCGGCGGTTCCTGCTGCCCGGCGAAGGCCAAGGCAGCTTCTTCCGAAGGAGAATCTGCACCGGCTTGTGCGCCAAAGAGCGGCTGTTGCGCGGACAAAGCGAAGGCGGGTTCCTCAGAAGCGGAATCGGGTTGCTCGCCGGCCGGAAAGACCGGAGCATGCGCCAGTGACGCCCCGGCCTGCTCGGAAAAGACGTCCGGCGAATCCGCCACGTAATTCGTGGATAGGTAAGTGCGCCACCCCGTTTCGCGGGGCGGTAAGTCAAATACGCTCTCCGCGCCGGGACAGGCTACAAGGCCTTTCCCGGCGCTCTGCTATTGTCCGAGCACTTTGCGGCAGATCTCATTGAGCATCTTGCCGTCGGCGAGGTCGCCCATTTCCTTCTTGAGCGCGCCGGTCAGCTTCCCCGCGTGGTTCATGTCCGGGTGTTCCGCCAGGAAGGCGCGGACCCGCTCCTCAACCTGGCCGGCGCCAAGCTGCTTGGGCAGAAACTCCTCGAAGATGGCGATTTCAACTTCCGTCTTTCGCGCTACTTCCTCCTGACCAACGCTGCGGAAGGTCTCGATTGAGTTGTGGCGCTTCTTGATCTCGCCGCGCAGCGCCGCGACGGCGTCTGCCTCCTCGAGTTCGCCTTTCGGCCCCTCCTTCTCCTTCAACAACAGGGCCCCCTTGGCCATGCGCAGGCATTCGAGCCGGTCGTGGTCCTTGTTTTTCATCGCCTCTTTGATGGCGTCTTGTATGGCTTTCTTGATACTCATGGCGCGGCTCCTTTTCCCTGCGTGAATGTATCCCTCATGCGTTTCCGGATGCAACAGCGCTCACAAAAGCGGCGCGGCGAGTACGGCAAGCCCCTCCGCCCACTCGCGGACCCGGCCCGCCGGCGCGTCCATAACCGGCTCGGAGGCCGCGGCGAGTTCAGACACCCATGCCGCGATATGCGCAATTTCAGGCCGCCAATAATGGAGAAGCGCAATTTCGAAATTGAGATACATGCTGCGCATGTCCAGGTTGGGCGACCCGGTAATAGCGAGGGTATCGTCGAATAGCACCACCTTCGCGTGGACCATCCTCGGGTATGCGTATATCTTCGCGCCCGCGCGCAGCAGTTGCCG
Protein-coding regions in this window:
- a CDS encoding replication-associated recombination protein A; the encoded protein is MDTDLFEHAASDRLKKEAPLARRVAPRTLDEIVGQDHILGPGKVLRRAIEADRITSLLLYGPPGCGKTALARIIAMRTKSAFEPLNAVTSGVKDLRGLIEAAKHRRIQEQRRTIVFVDEIHRFNRAQQDALLPDVENGAITLIGATTENPFFAVVAPLLSRSQIFEFKRLEDEHVVHLLRWALAHPNLGMGDTRIDVDAGAFSHFAHYAEGDARRALNALEVALLTTPPEEGRIHVTLDVARESIARKLLHYDGTGDEHYDAASAFIKSMRGSNPDAAVYWMARMIESGETPRFIARRICIAASEDVGNADPMALVVATAAWQACEFVGMPEARIILAHAATYVACAPKSNAAYMAIDAALKDVRDRKTIETPAHLRDTHYPGAQRLGRGQGYQYSHDFEEGYVSQDYGVARGTYYHPTDRGKEGEFKARLDRFDARDKAAEEE
- a CDS encoding GatB/YqeY domain-containing protein is translated as MSIKKAIQDAIKEAMKNKDHDRLECLRMAKGALLLKEKEGPKGELEEADAVAALRGEIKKRHNSIETFRSVGQEEVARKTEVEIAIFEEFLPKQLGAGQVEERVRAFLAEHPDMNHAGKLTGALKKEMGDLADGKMLNEICRKVLGQ
- a CDS encoding HypC/HybG/HupF family hydrogenase formation chaperone; this encodes MCLAIPGEILSIDESDPLARNARVSFGGVVKEVSLALVPEAAAGAYVLVHAGLAISVVDQEEARSILETFAALDALDDTEAAGP
- the hypE gene encoding hydrogenase expression/formation protein HypE, translated to MSTPDAFSLSCPIPHASSPVITMAHGGGGTAMHRLIEDVFYQAFQNPVLAQRHDASRLDVAGARLAFTTDSYVVQPLEFPGGDIASLAVHGTVNDLAMAGARPLCLSAGFILEEGFSIETLRRLTASMRRAADACRVCIATGDTKVIERRGAGDGLFINTAGIGVIEHDRVIGPAEVRQGDTILVNGDLGRHGIAVMAVREGLEFETAIESDSAPVAHAVLGLLDAGIEVHCLRDLTRGGLVSAANEIAQAAGVGLHFRETDIPVRDDVRGACELLGFDPLYVANEGRFMAIIRAEDAPRALELLRDHPQAPQPAVIGEVRAETPGRVTLESRIGAQRILDMLSGEQLPRIC
- the hypD gene encoding hydrogenase formation protein HypD, giving the protein MKFLDEYRDGATARRIAAAIRRTLTRPRTLMEICGGQTHAIVRFGIDTLLPPELTLVHGPGCPVCVTPVELVDKAVALARRPEVVFCSFGDMLRVPGTGTDLLGVKARGGDVRIVYSPLDAVKLAHKHPGREVVFFAIGFETTAPANALAVLQAQRDGLRNFSILASHVLVPPAIEAILSSEACRVQAFLAAGHVCAIMGWAQYEPIAARYRVPIVVTGFEPVDILYGILMCVRQLEAGRASVENAYARSVRREGNVHALRAIETVFETATRKWRGLGEIPNSGLRLRGEFRSFDAETRFDLGEITAEESPECIAGLVLQGIKRPNECPAFARRCTPERPLGAPMVSSEGACAAYFRYRRTDTEAVS